One window of bacterium genomic DNA carries:
- a CDS encoding four helix bundle protein: MIGVGEVGFQITDFRLQITNPAGAGIASREVSPKSVSFWEAIPDSRSQISSFRIDYLGGAMYREFEELPVYQAGMEFCDQIYTLSETARVRRDFAFLDQIRRAATSITNNIAEGYERDSKKEFRYLLRVAKGSAGEVRSMLHLARRLQYISDTEHKDFVERAKSISRQIAGFIRYLDTCAL; the protein is encoded by the coding sequence ATGATCGGGGTGGGGGAGGTAGGATTTCAGATTACAGATTTCAGATTACAGATAACAAACCCGGCAGGAGCGGGGATTGCTTCCCGTGAGGTGTCCCCGAAGTCTGTCAGCTTTTGGGAAGCAATCCCTGATTCCAGATCGCAGATTTCAAGTTTCAGGATCGATTATTTGGGAGGTGCAATGTATAGGGAGTTTGAAGAATTGCCAGTATATCAGGCCGGTATGGAATTTTGTGATCAGATTTACACCCTTTCGGAGACTGCTCGCGTTCGGAGGGATTTTGCATTTCTGGACCAGATACGCAGAGCAGCAACATCGATAACAAATAATATTGCTGAAGGCTATGAGAGGGATTCAAAAAAGGAGTTTCGTTATCTTCTACGTGTCGCCAAGGGATCCGCTGGTGAGGTGAGATCCATGCTCCATCTGGCGAGACGCTTGCAGTACATTTCTGATACCGAGCATAAGGACTTTGTCGAGAGAGCGAAAAGCATAAGCCGCCAAATCGCAGGCTTCATCCGCTACCTTGACACCTGCGCATTGTAG
- a CDS encoding 16S rRNA (uracil(1498)-N(3))-methyltransferase, translating into MHLFHTQSLSTPVLRDEEHKHLSRVLRLREGEHVLLSQGDGRVAEAVVEVIGRDETHCRITELHEEYHEPPVQVTLCQGILKNHHKMDWLVEKGTELGMFSFVPLHTQRTVAKSVKSDRLQKLAATAAKQCQRGRIPSVRNATHLSSATAEYKASRLVLLHESADPDARPETLDWDHTPIALFVGPEGGFSEDEVALLRDHGADILSLGPRRLRGETAGIVALARLLPLLGE; encoded by the coding sequence ATGCACCTATTCCACACCCAGAGCCTGTCCACCCCCGTGCTGCGGGATGAGGAGCATAAGCATTTGAGTCGCGTGCTGAGGCTGCGTGAGGGTGAGCATGTGCTGCTGTCGCAGGGAGACGGGCGTGTCGCTGAGGCGGTGGTCGAGGTCATAGGGCGGGACGAGACTCACTGCCGTATCACGGAACTGCACGAAGAATATCATGAACCTCCGGTGCAAGTGACGCTGTGCCAGGGGATTCTGAAGAATCATCATAAAATGGACTGGCTGGTGGAGAAGGGCACGGAACTGGGCATGTTCTCCTTTGTCCCACTGCATACGCAGCGGACCGTGGCGAAAAGCGTGAAATCCGATCGCCTGCAGAAGCTTGCGGCAACGGCGGCGAAACAGTGCCAGCGTGGACGCATTCCCTCCGTGCGCAATGCAACCCATTTGAGCAGCGCTACGGCAGAGTATAAAGCGTCAAGGCTTGTCCTCTTGCATGAAAGCGCTGATCCTGATGCCAGGCCGGAAACTCTGGATTGGGACCACACTCCCATCGCCCTGTTTGTAGGACCCGAAGGCGGCTTCAGCGAAGATGAAGTCGCACTGCTGCGCGATCACGGAGCGGATATCCTCAGTCTTGGTCCCCGTCGTCTCCGCGGTGAAACCGCTGGCATCGTCGCCCTCGCCCGCCTCCTCCCCCTCCTGGGCGAGTGA